A stretch of the Planctomycetota bacterium genome encodes the following:
- a CDS encoding RDD family protein — translation MRTGLASAGRAGVAARRRRKCEQSVRRGNNLYVVAAAEVGGRPGFRYAQRDAAGAWPASLSGEGHGTPAALAAWREQLLVFFPTGRYGLFGTSEPIIHPSPLPAWTPVAACEDGLAADAFGWDKAGDPIHARFENGEWQGRRMQVVIETAKVRDPCAVRFQDRLYLVWREEVPTFSGPSADQRVAFVYKKLDRWHRVLSRLQVASAPLVAAAGDDFVCLYRKPAGANEGPWTLATYATADEDFHEAGELAGPIPAGPLAIARQGAQLYVLAAPADGPRIATLDVRAVKVGDFLPVPMGEPSGKPAGNERAISLAVMAAMFAGVVLLLAWRSRMERERRTVAGAAEAAPPIGASLVRRGAALAIDYFLVALLLAPFILAVGPDLPERFMRGEPVPWQKMVILELARLGLVVLYFTVAEGATGRTLGKAILGIEVRGENGGAITWKQSVVRNVTRLVDEMPAFYLLGLASILIGPRRQRVGDRFARTLVVRRVR, via the coding sequence ATGCGCACCGGCCTCGCCTCCGCAGGCCGCGCCGGCGTCGCGGCTCGCCGCCGCCGGAAATGCGAACAATCTGTACGTCGTGGGAACAATCTGTACGTCGTGGCGGCGGCGGAGGTCGGCGGCCGGCCGGGGTTTCGCTACGCCCAGCGCGATGCGGCCGGCGCCTGGCCCGCGTCGCTGAGCGGCGAAGGGCACGGCACGCCCGCGGCCCTGGCCGCCTGGCGCGAACAGTTGCTCGTTTTCTTCCCCACGGGTCGCTACGGACTCTTCGGCACGTCGGAACCGATCATTCATCCTTCGCCCCTGCCCGCCTGGACGCCCGTTGCGGCCTGCGAAGACGGCCTGGCCGCCGACGCCTTCGGATGGGACAAGGCGGGCGACCCGATCCACGCGCGGTTCGAGAACGGCGAGTGGCAAGGGCGGCGAATGCAGGTCGTCATCGAAACCGCCAAGGTCCGCGATCCCTGTGCTGTTCGCTTTCAGGATCGCCTTTACCTCGTCTGGCGCGAGGAAGTGCCGACGTTCAGCGGTCCCTCGGCGGACCAGCGCGTCGCTTTCGTTTATAAAAAACTAGACCGCTGGCACCGGGTCCTCTCGCGCCTCCAGGTGGCGTCGGCGCCGCTCGTGGCCGCGGCCGGGGACGACTTCGTCTGTCTCTATCGAAAACCGGCGGGTGCGAACGAGGGTCCCTGGACGCTCGCGACCTACGCGACAGCCGACGAGGACTTCCACGAAGCGGGCGAACTGGCCGGCCCGATCCCCGCCGGGCCCCTCGCGATCGCGCGGCAAGGGGCGCAACTGTATGTCCTCGCCGCTCCCGCCGACGGCCCGAGGATCGCGACGCTCGACGTCCGCGCGGTCAAGGTCGGCGACTTTCTTCCTGTTCCAATGGGCGAACCTTCGGGCAAACCGGCCGGCAACGAGCGGGCGATCAGCCTGGCGGTGATGGCGGCGATGTTCGCCGGCGTCGTCCTGCTCCTCGCCTGGCGATCGCGCATGGAACGCGAGCGCCGCACAGTCGCTGGCGCCGCTGAAGCCGCGCCGCCGATCGGCGCGTCGCTTGTCCGCCGAGGGGCCGCTCTGGCCATCGACTATTTCCTCGTTGCCCTCTTGCTCGCGCCTTTCATTCTGGCCGTCGGTCCCGACCTTCCCGAGCGGTTCATGCGCGGCGAGCCGGTGCCCTGGCAGAAAATGGTAATCCTCGAACTCGCGCGCCTCGGCCTCGTGGTCCTCTACTTCACCGTGGCCGAGGGCGCCACGGGACGCACGCTCGGCAAGGCGATCCTCGGCATCGAGGTGCGCGGCGAGAACGGCGGCGCCATCACGTGGAAGCAATCGGTGGTGCGCAACGTGACGCGGCTCGTCGATGAGATGCCGGCCTTCTACCTGCTGGGCCTCGCTTCCATCCTGATCGGTCCGCGCAGGCAGCGCGTGGGCGACCGCTTTGCACGGACGCTCGTCGTCCGGCGCGTTCGTTAG
- the rsmH gene encoding 16S rRNA (cytosine(1402)-N(4))-methyltransferase RsmH gives MDETPVHVPVMLDEVIEYLSPRPGATILDGTAGGGGHAEALMERIRPGGRMILLDRDREALERLIARFGRRGDVSYFHANFCDFDQALNQAAVDRLDGALVDLGLSSLQLADAERGFSLQRPGPLDMRFDRSEGLTADEIVNRWDVDRLAALFSKYGDQPYARRIARAIVEVRKRRPIHRTDELADVVAAAQPAPYRHRKRIHPATRVFQALRIAVNEEYGSLEKFCERIFDFLKPGGRVVVLAYHSGEDRIVKQRFREAAGAGVASLPVRKPITPTEAEIRANPRSRSARLRVAERVGPSTGSL, from the coding sequence GTGGATGAGACGCCCGTGCACGTCCCGGTGATGCTCGACGAGGTGATCGAGTACCTCTCGCCGAGGCCCGGGGCGACGATTCTGGACGGGACGGCCGGCGGCGGCGGCCACGCGGAAGCCCTGATGGAGCGGATTCGGCCCGGCGGGCGGATGATCCTGCTGGACCGCGACCGTGAGGCCCTCGAGCGCCTGATCGCCCGATTCGGACGCCGGGGAGACGTGTCGTACTTTCACGCCAACTTCTGCGATTTCGACCAAGCCCTGAACCAGGCGGCTGTGGACCGGCTCGACGGGGCCCTCGTGGACCTGGGGCTTTCGAGCCTGCAACTGGCCGATGCGGAGCGGGGTTTCAGCCTTCAGCGTCCGGGTCCGCTGGACATGCGGTTCGACCGGAGCGAAGGGCTGACGGCGGACGAGATCGTCAACCGCTGGGACGTGGATCGGCTGGCGGCGCTCTTTAGCAAGTACGGGGATCAGCCTTACGCGCGGCGGATTGCGCGGGCCATCGTCGAGGTGCGGAAGCGTCGCCCGATTCATCGGACGGACGAGTTGGCCGACGTCGTCGCCGCCGCGCAGCCGGCGCCGTACCGGCACCGCAAGAGGATTCACCCGGCGACGCGGGTGTTTCAGGCGCTGCGGATCGCCGTCAACGAGGAGTACGGCAGCCTGGAGAAGTTCTGCGAGAGGATCTTTGACTTTTTGAAACCCGGTGGCCGCGTGGTCGTCCTCGCGTATCACAGTGGGGAAGACCGGATCGTGAAGCAGCGATTCCGCGAGGCGGCTGGGGCCGGCGTGGCGTCATTGCCGGTCCGCAAGCCGATCACGCCCACCGAGGCCGAAATCCGCGCCAACCCGCGGAGCCGAAGTGCCAGGCTCCGCGTGGCGGAACGGGTCGGCCCGTCCACCGGTTCGCTATAG